The Plasmodium vivax chromosome 7, whole genome shotgun sequence DNA window TGTTTAGCTAgatttacctgaacaggttTTAACTGTTTGCCCTCCAGCCTGTGCACATTcgtgttttataaaattctacATGAGAAAGTGTAGATATAACAACGAATGGAAAGAGAAGAATAAAAAGCGTAAGGTAAAAggatgccattttttcccatgcTTTTTTTCAGTTGCAAAAATAGGAACGCTTCTCACCATGCGCAAATTATAGTCAgcccttttgcattttcttccttcactTCCGTTCACATGTATAGATATACAAAAACGCAAATCGTTTGATACACTCCAAAATGAATGCAAAACggagtgaaaaaatttagtGCGTTTTCCCTCTAATTGTACACATAAGATGGAAGCATAATccagtcattttttttttttttttttcttgctttTTTGCaccaaaatgttaaaaaaaaaaaaaaaaaaaaaaaaaaaatacaatagCAGGGGAGCAGTGAGCTAATATTAACTTTCTGCgatgttcctcttttttaatttattaccttttttttcgagtaTAGCTCCCATTACGAATTTGCTTACACATGACAGTTACGACCATTttggttttttcttcttttttcttctttttttttattttttcttcatttttttcttttttttgtttttttgggTTTCTACTCCCCcgttttttccacttcttccgAATTTTCCATTATAaagcctcccccttttgtggtCCACTTTCGAtccatttgtttttgtgCGTTTACCCCGCCCCTGCGTTGTGCCGCTTACCCACCCAGCATAGCACTCGCACTGCCTTGTATCGCCCGGTAAACCAAAATGATAAAGCAAAGTgtaacaaaatgaaacgaGCTATAGTCGAGCCAAACAGAGCAGCAATATATGCATGCGTGCACATGTACGTGTATGCACCGCACACGTATTGTAGCACTTGATCATGTGTAGACACAAGAAGGGAtgcgaaaaatgaagaaatagaCCTACGAATGATGAAGGTCTGTGTTCGGAAGCATTCGCCATGCACGTATGATCACACACGTCAGGGGAACCCAAACCGGGTTGGGGAAATCGCCTCTGCTGCTGCTACCCGGGGGAGAGCCTTCCTTTTTAGCCTATACCCACACAAcggcttgaaaaaaaaatgcttgtTCGATTCAGCGTTGGAAGACAGTCATCCTCTTGGAACGCTCAATCGACAACGCCTGCGAGTGGAGCAGGCAACGCACACATCGGTAGAGCAGTTACTGCGCTTTGTCCTCCTAGATTGGCTCATAGACCGACTGATTGGTCGACTGATTGGCCTGCTCATCTTATACGCACTGTCAGAAGTAAAAAATCGCTTTAGGAACTTTCTCCTCCACTGCATCAAAAAGTATGTACTGTGCCTTTGCAAACTTCTTGACGTTGCGGACTTCCCCTATATACGCAATTTAAGTTGTGAGGATGGCGAAGGCAGAATTGTTCATCCCACCATAGATGAACCTCCCTGTAGTTACAAAACAAAAGTGAGCAGTGAAGACTGTACCAGTGGGGAAAGCAGCCGGGGCAGAGcgaataaaataacaaaaggagagcaaaaaagggataaactCGTTCGGCAAGAAAGGAATCATTCTTGCGgacttattttttcacaaaagggaaatataGAAAAACGAGAGAAAATTTACCTCACCATTCATTTATGTGTAGAACGGAACGAGGATgtcaattttgaaaatccTCTAACCGTTGTAAgtgcgtttttaaaaaatgagattATGCCATCGCGccagaaaaatgaacaaaatagcGACCCACGGTTTTATATTCATAGGGTGGTACAAAATAAACATCATTTTATTCGTAGAGCAAACGGGAAAGGCTTGTTCTTAAAAGAGTTTCCATCATTAAGGGGGGAGTTACACATAATAATTACTCATAAAAGGAagtctctccttttttatctaaCCGTTGGAGAGGTCTTCTTCGTCTGTTGCCTTTTGAGTACCTCTCCTGCAAAAGAGAATGGTTCGattagtttattttttgaaatttacCTACGTTTCGCAAATGTGTATACAGTTAGGCACTCGCATGGTCTATGTAGCTACTTAGCACATACGTGGGAAGCGGAACTGTCCGTTTTTTGCTCCAAGTTATGTTCGTTTTGGGGGGACCCAGGGAGAAGCAAAGACCTCTCTTCTGTACGAACTGACAAGACGGAGAAAAACAGAagcagcgaaaaaaatggcggtGTAAATTACCAAAACCGAGCTAGCAAAAGAGACAAACGAAGCCGCACAAAATTGCGATTCACCCAAAGTAGCACTAACCACCGTGGTGGTGAACCCCAGGGGGGATATCCAAGGCACCCCGATAAACCCCACAAAGTTAACATAAACGCaggtagaaaaaaagaacgtgTATCGGTTAAGAAGTTGCTAGCCAAACCGTGTGGCAGGGATGAATGTTCCACAAATCGGAGCGAAGACGAAACGCACATgagccaaaatggggacacGCCGAGTAGCCCCCGTCGCACGTGCGGCAACCACGAGGGGGATgaccaaaatgaggaaaacgaaaatgaaaacaggGAGGAAACTGGCAGCAGGAGAAGCGGAAACAGAAATGGTGACCACCGCAGCGGAAGCAGCAACGGTAACAACAATGGCAATAGCGACGATGAGGGAGATGAGGATGGGGAAGACGataaggaggaagaagaaaatgatgaggaaaatgatgaagatggTAAGAAGAAGGACGAAGATGGCAAGCGAGATGgtcagggggaaaaaggaccGGCCAACCCTTCTGACGTTACCGCTGAAGAGAGTGGCGAACAAAAGGGCGAGCCAAACGATGCAGGCGATGCATGTGGGAAggcaaaaggaaaggaaataaaaccGGAAGCAGatgatgttaaaaatggtgcTACGGATATGCAGAGCGATTCAATTCAAGGAGATACAAACGGTAATGAAGAAGAGGGTGAAGGTGTCAAGGTAGACCCAGTGGATGAAGACAAAAACGAATTAGCTGGTCACCGTAGTGCAGGGGAGGATCGGCTCAATATCAACATGGCTGATGCTGACGCGCGGGGGAGCAGCGAAGCGGAGAGGGCAGATAacgaggaaaaacaaaataacatcAAAAAGGACATCAGAGAGGAAGCAAGGAACTCCGAGGGGGATCGCAATGCTGGCATGGAAGCCCACATCGGTAGCAACTGCAGGAGCAGCCGCTCAGGTAGCGGTGGAGGCAGCGGCCAACGGAAGGACCAAACCGGGAAAGAcgaagaggggaagaaaaacctcCGAATGATGAACAAGATGCTGAAGAACCTCTCCTTCATGTCATTCAACACGGGGTTGCTGGAATACAAAATATGCGGTGTGTGCATCTACCAGAACCCACCATTTATTTCCAACCGGTTGCTGCACATTCCctttgctttaaaaaaaacaaatgcagACATCATAGCGTTGCAGGAGGTATACGATGAGAAGCACGTGGAGTATTTAAAGAACCACCTGGCGGCCAACTACCCATTCTGTGCAAGGGACAACTATTGCAGTGATGCCTTTAAGGAAAGGTTCAGCGATGTGAGTGTCGCAAGGGAGGACGAATTTGATGAGGGTAGTAGGGAGGATGGAAGTGACAGCCCAGGTGGTAGAGACGACCTAAGCGGCAGAACCCCTAACAGTCACGAAAATGGCAAGCGAACCGGAACGAGCGCCAACCACCCTAACggaggaaacaaaaaggaatcGCGtggcagaaaaaagaaatacttTGCCCTTCACCACGGATTACTCGTATTCAGTAAGTACCCAATTATCTACTCCTTTTTTCACGGGTTCAAACACGTAACTTATctggaacatttttttgggaCGAAAGGATTCCTAGAGGTCATCATTgacgtccctttttttagctACATTACTTTGGTCAATATGCATCTAGCTAGCGGTGCTGCAGACACAGAATCTAAGTACATAGAACGGGTTCGAGATTTCGAAATTAAGCAAATTATGGAAATAGCTAGAAATGCGGAGAAAAGAAATACCATCCCAATAATTATTGGGGATCTGAATGCTGCTCCCAATTTGTGCCCAAATAATTATTCCTCCTTCATTAAAAGGGGGTGGAAGGACGCTTGGCTTTATGCCAGGAATgtcaaaaagaagaaaacaaagCAACTCATAGGGAAGGCATTACCCCGcctgcagaagaagaagccgcGTACAGTTTCGCCCCACAGTTGCCACTCACTCGGTCAGTTATTCCCCGGGGTTGGTGGCGCTACCAGGGACCTCGCCAAAAGGGAGCCCAAAAAGgtagaaggggaagaaggggaagaaagagaagaaaatcaCCCCAGCCGCAATGACCCAGAGGGAGTCAAAAGTAAACGTGAAGCGAACCCAACCAGCGGCATCACCAAAAAGGACAACACTTACAGTAACCATTCGGCGAATGCACAAACGAGTGTCTACCTTGAGAGGCCACCCGTGGAGAATAAAATGGacgcaaaaaatgatgaactaGGCAGCAGCAGTTCCTTGCGCGTTTTCCCCAGTTCTAACTGCTCGGTCAACAACGACAGTGTAGTTTACCCTAACTCAGGGAGAACTCTCTCtaccttttgcaaaaatgtagagtCTTACGATAGCATGTGTCATAGGGAGCGGCACACGAGGGGAAGGGAGAAATGGGACATGGGTGACGACTCCGTAGAATGTCACCCATCGGTTTGTTCTAGCGGTGCCAATTTGAGGAGTCACGCAGGTGAAGTGGGCAAAATGAATAGTACCATAAATAATGGTGCGCTAAATAAACACGTGCAATTTGGCAATGGTCTGCAAAGGAGGTACCCCGGATGCGCCTTCCATGCGATGATTGCGCGTAGTAGGAGACGTACAGCGACGGGCGCGCCCTCTAAGCGGTTGCTCATTCCTAGTAAGAAAGTCGCAAAAACGGTTACAAAGATTATCtggagaagaaaaggaaaatttcccccctcgagCTACAAGATAGTGAAGCGTCATCATAGAAAAGGGCGCACCAAAGGATGCCACCAAAGAGAGCATCTTCCCCATGTTATGCGAATTCCATccagtggaaaaaatgacgcaCTTGAAAGGGTTGACCAAATGGACCCGTCACAAAGAAGCGACACTCCTCACTGTAGCATTGTCCCCAATTCGAGTATTGCCAGTGGGAAGGATACCCCTTCGGATGTAATTCCAGagcgaaagggggaagcacacaTGTCCACTGACGAAGTGAATTATGGACAGGTGTCCTCCCTGAGCAGTTTGGGAAACGGTGTGGTAAATAATCAGGAAGGAGACCACAATTTGGTAGAAGGCATCCCCCACGTGGACAAAGCACAAGATGACCTTTTTAACCCCTCTGcggggcagcaaaatggccCCAACTGCTGCGCATATGAGAGAGATaattggaagaaaaaggagagacaAAGGAACATGCAAAGTTGCTCCACCTGTGATGTgttcaaaaaggaagacaAAATCGGTAGTAGCATGGTAACCCCGAAATGCACTCTACGCAGCAAGAGCGATGGAGAGAGGTTGAAGATCCACAGGGAGGAAGACGAGGGAGAATACCATGCCGCACCAAATGTACATCACCACTATAACAGCGACCAGAATTTATTCTCCAGTGACATATCAAGTGAGAGCAACCACTCATATACGGATCTGtatgatgatgaggaggaggccAACTGGTTCAGTGACCGAAGTTCCAATGCGTCAAGGAATGACCTCCACGAAAGAACCGAAGTGGGGGTTCCCATCGAGGTGCAGCCCAGAGGGGTGCTCAACCGCATGGCAAAAGAGGCATTCACAAATGGAGACACAACGGAAAAGGAACCAGAGACGATAAAAGAACTTCACTCCTCGGGAGGTAACCAGCTGACTGATAGGCACtgcacaaaaggggaagataaaattattacgCCATGTGTACCACCTCCTGAAATGGGAGAAGAACACAGGAGAGTcgtttcttctcccctttaTCATTCTAAAGACACTGCCCAGGTGAGCATGTCGAATGGGAAGGCAGATGACGCCTTGACCTATTCCCAGTTGTACAGCGAAAAAGACTCCAAGCTGAGTGGGACAACCAGCTTCTACACAAATCAGCTAAATGGTCAGAAGGAAAAAGTGCACAATGTGGATGAGAATTGTGAAGACAAACTGAAGACACAAAAATTTTGTGgcccttttttggaagagGAATTCGCTCGGAGGGGGGAACCCCACGGGGAAGACTCTCTGCTGAGTGAAGTGGGCACGAGAAGGAACTGCAATGATTGCAATGTTGCAGATGCTAGCCGCAAAAACGGCGCAAACGAAAACAGTTGCCACGATAAGGTGGAGAGCCTACCATACGCAGGCACCCACCCCGCTGAAGAAAACGCCAATGTCAATACGaacgaaaagaagaagaagattaGCAAGCTAGccaagaaaataaaacaaatgaaaaagaaactcTTTTATAACATTCTGAGGAATTATGAGACGCACCATGATGGCGGGGTTGAAAGGAAGATGCCCTTGAAGGGGAAACAGGGCGAGCTGCAAAAGGCGAAGCAGGAGAGAGGAGAGGGAAACCCACTTAACCCAGATGACGTCAAGCGAAAGGCCGAAAAAAACCATCACCTCATTGCTTCCCTCAAAGAGAGGGAGCTCACCGAGAAGGAAATCATCTGCAAAGGGGAGCCACCCCCAGCGGAAGATCACTCACCCAGAAGTGACGTATCCGAATCGCTAAAAAACGAAGGGACAAAtgagaaaggggaaaataagaGCGGAAAATTCCTGCACTTCACCAAAAAATGGTACCACAGTAAAACCCAAGAAGCGCTGAAAAAAGACGTCTtctatttcattaaaaagttaaaatttaaaacgaCAAACAAGTTAAAGCAGAAGTTTCGTACGTGTGCAAAGAATGTAAAGGGCAGTCTGAGTGAAGAAAAGAGTCTTGTGCTAATGGAGAAGGAGCAGAAGGGTAAACCACCACTGGTTCACAACAAATGCCCCTTCGTCCAGAATAATTCGGACCCCCCAAGGTCCCTCAGTAGCATAAAACTGGCAGaggattttataaaaatgtgtgagTGTGCTCCGctggcaaaaagggaaaagaaccAAGGGAGTAAAAACTACAATCGGGGGAAGGCACCAACTAGGGAGGCTCCAGAAAATTACCCacagaacaaaaaa harbors:
- a CDS encoding endonuclease/exonuclease/phosphatase domain containing protein (encoded by transcript PVX_098740A) — translated: MSQNGDTPSSPRRTCGNHEGDDQNEENENENREETGSRRSGNRNGDHRSGSSNGNNNGNSDDEGDEDGEDDKEEEENDEENDEDGKKKDEDGKRDGQGEKGPANPSDVTAEESGEQKGEPNDAGDACGKAKGKEIKPEADDVKNGATDMQSDSIQGDTNGNEEEGEGVKVDPVDEDKNELAGHRSAGEDRLNINMADADARGSSEAERADNEEKQNNIKKDIREEARNSEGDRNAGMEAHIGSNCRSSRSGSGGGSGQRKDQTGKDEEGKKNLRMMNKMLKNLSFMSFNTGLLEYKICGVCIYQNPPFISNRLLHIPFALKKTNADIIALQEVYDEKHVEYLKNHLAANYPFCARDNYCSDAFKERFSDVSVAREDEFDEGSREDGSDSPGGRDDLSGRTPNSHENGKRTGTSANHPNGGNKKESRGRKKKYFALHHGLLVFSKYPIIYSFFHGFKHVTYLEHFFGTKGFLEVIIDVPFFSYITLVNMHLASGAADTESKYIERVRDFEIKQIMEIARNAEKRNTIPIIIGDLNAAPNLCPNNYSSFIKRGWKDAWLYARNVKKKKTKQLIGKALPRLQKKKPRTVSPHSCHSLGQLFPGVGGATRDLAKREPKKVEGEEGEEREENHPSRNDPEGVKSKREANPTSGITKKDNTYSNHSANAQTSVYLERPPVENKMDAKNDELGSSSSLRVFPSSNCSVNNDSVVYPNSGRTLSTFCKNVESYDSMCHRERHTRGREKWDMGDDSVECHPSVCSSGANLRSHAGEVGKMNSTINNGALNKHVQFGNGLQRRYPGCAFHAMIARSRRRTATGAPSKRLLIPSKKVAKTVTKIIWRRKGKFPPSSYKIVKRHHRKGRTKGCHQREHLPHVMRIPSSGKNDALERVDQMDPSQRSDTPHCSIVPNSSIASGKDTPSDVIPERKGEAHMSTDEVNYGQVSSLSSLGNGVVNNQEGDHNLVEGIPHVDKAQDDLFNPSAGQQNGPNCCAYERDNWKKKERQRNMQSCSTCDVFKKEDKIGSSMVTPKCTLRSKSDGERLKIHREEDEGEYHAAPNVHHHYNSDQNLFSSDISSESNHSYTDLYDDEEEANWFSDRSSNASRNDLHERTEVGVPIEVQPRGVLNRMAKEAFTNGDTTEKEPETIKELHSSGGNQLTDRHCTKGEDKIITPCVPPPEMGEEHRRVVSSPLYHSKDTAQVSMSNGKADDALTYSQLYSEKDSKLSGTTSFYTNQLNGQKEKVHNVDENCEDKLKTQKFCGPFLEEEFARRGEPHGEDSLLSEVGTRRNCNDCNVADASRKNGANENSCHDKVESLPYAGTHPAEENANVNTNEKKKKISKLAKKIKQMKKKLFYNILRNYETHHDGGVERKMPLKGKQGELQKAKQERGEGNPLNPDDVKRKAEKNHHLIASLKERELTEKEIICKGEPPPAEDHSPRSDVSESLKNEGTNEKGENKSGKFLHFTKKWYHSKTQEALKKDVFYFIKKLKFKTTNKLKQKFRTCAKNVKGSLSEEKSLVLMEKEQKGKPPLVHNKCPFVQNNSDPPRSLSSIKLAEDFIKMCECAPLAKREKNQGSKNYNRGKAPTREAPENYPQNKKDFTFKGRQREEKERHPLGENITEGRISFDNHTCVGPNPNSSKNKKCTHECHRVDDEKPNQGQLHNKMNLNIKNKNVCNLRNEDNISSDEFTWDPLNPLNVIGPHSRCNGLRCDYIFFPPISYNKGKGARGGKNATAEKGKVRQKGKPNAAEKTDEACKMGAVKSQPSVHITEMHDDEQFVMGRGKTPMRSDVSFNPLGANRESQTCSNPVWNTQSDAFTATCKGRDRQDDHQAKGKRYEETLNLKKYNDLKILKHYYIKSAKILFNEPSVMVHTYRNYKNFNCCYSFCMKIKNVHFVTMSDHYAIKIDLRLKKNHKFVPSS